Proteins co-encoded in one Gossypium arboreum isolate Shixiya-1 chromosome 11, ASM2569848v2, whole genome shotgun sequence genomic window:
- the LOC108472577 gene encoding bidirectional sugar transporter SWEET16-like, producing MASLSFIIGIIGNIISILVFASPIKTFWWVVKKKSTKNYKGVPYITTLLSTSLWTFYGIMNPDGLLVVTVNGAGAIFQLIYVILFLVYAPKDKKVKTAKLVAILDVGFLGAVIAVTLLAFHGTMRLTFVGIICAGLTIGMYASPLSVMRTVIKTKSVEYMPFLLSFFLFLNAGVWSAYALLVKDIYIGVPNAIGFILGSAQLILYLMYNNKKSAEAVEEEEGGGGGGSAHLVKGGIEMHSVEDNLNNRSLNKWKSLPKPNFSRQHSMQKIIKTVSLTPYELQSSWPLHESDIEEGNPDLP from the exons ATGGCTAGCTTGAGCTTCATCATTGGCATTATTG GTAATATAATTTCAATACTGGTTTTTGCTTCTCCCAT AAAAACATTTTGGTGGGTGGTAAAGAAGAAATCAACTAAGAATTACAAAGGGGTTCCATACATAACAACCTTATTGAGCACTAGCTTGTGGACTTTCTATGGAATTATGAATCCAGATGGTTTACTTGTTGTGACAGTGAATGGTGCTGGTGCTATCTTTCAGCTCATCTATGTTATACTCTTCCTCGTATATGCTCCTAAAGATAAGAAG GTTAAAACAGCAAAGTTGGTGGCTATATTGGATGTTGGTTTTCTTGGAGCAGTTATTGCGGTGACTCTTTTGGCATTTCATGGGACAATGAGGCTAACCTTTGTGGGAATCATATGTGCTGGTTTAACCATTGGCATGTATGCATCGCCTCTATCTGTCATG AGGACAGTGATAAAGACGAAGAGTGTGGAGTACATGCCATTTTTACTCTCATTTTTCTTGTTCCTCAATGCTGGTGTTTGGTCTGCTTATGCATTGCTTGTGAAAGATATCTACATTGGA GTGCCAAATGCAATTGGTTTTATCTTGGGTTCAGCTCAGTTGATCCTCTATCTCATGTACAATAACAAAAAATCAGCTGAGGccgtagaagaagaagaaggaggaggaggaggaggttcAGCTCATTTGGTGAAAGGAGGCATTGAGATGCATTCAGTTGAGGACAATCTAAACAATCGAAGCCTAAACAAATGGAAAAGCCTCCCAAAACCCAACTTTAGCCGACAACACAGCATGCAAAAGATCATCAAGACAGTTTCTTTGACTCCATATGAGTTGCAGTCGAGTTGGCCCCTTCATGAGAGTGATATAGAAGAAGGAAACCCTGATCTTccatga
- the LOC108473466 gene encoding uncharacterized protein LOC108473466, with product MFKKFSSEDVSSQNQVKASVQRKIRQSIAEEYPGLEPVLDDLLPKKAPLIVVKCQNHLNLVLVNSVPLFFNIRDGPYMPTLRLLHQYPNIMKKFQVDRGAIKFVLAGANIMCPGLTSPGGALDDEVEAETPVAIMAEGKQHALAIGFTKMSAKDIKAINKGIGVDNMHYLNDGLWKMEKLE from the exons ATGTTCAAAAA ATTTTCATCTGAAGATGTGTCTTCACAAAACCAAGTCAAAGCATCTGTGCAGCGGAAAATTCGGCAAAGCATTGCTGAGGAG TACCCAGGACTTGAGCCTGTGTTGGATGATTTGCTTCCGAAGAAGGCCCCTTTAATTGTTGTGAAATG TCAAAACCATTTGAATCTGGTATTGGTTAATAGTGTTCCACTATTCTTCAATATTCGTGATGGACCATACATGCCCACTCTCAGACTCCTTCACCAGT ATCCGAACATAATGAAAAAGTTTCAAGTGGATCGTGGTGCGATAAAATTTGTCCTTGCTGGTGCAAACATAATGTGTCCTGGGCTTACATCCCCTGGTGGTGCTTTGGATGATGAAGTGGAAGCAGAAACTCCCGTG GCAATAATGGCTGAAGGAAAACAACATGCTCTTGCCATTGGCTTTACCAAAATGTCAGCTAAAGACAT AAAGGCAATCAACAAGGGAATTGGGGTAGACAACATGCATTATCTCAATGATGGCCTATGGAAG ATGGAGAAGCTAGAATGA
- the LOC108473465 gene encoding 60S ribosomal protein L18-2 has translation MIETLTSILNHFACKSRRLPQLQTTKAKASPMGIDLVAGGKSKKTKRTAPKSDDIYLKLLVKLYRFLVRRTGSKFNAVILKRLFMSKVNKPPLSLSRLIEFMKGKEDKIAVVVGTVTDDIRVYEVPALKVTALRFTETARARIEKAGGECLTFDQLALRAPLGQNTVLLRGPKNSREAVKHFGPAPGVPHSHTKPYVRSKGRKYERARGRRNSKGFRV, from the exons ATGATCGAAACCCTAACCTCCATTCTGAATCACTTTGCTTGTAAGTCGCGGCGCCTCCCCCAACTTCAAACCACCAAAGCAAAAGCTTCACCAATG GGGATCGATTTAGTCGCAGGAGGTAAGAGCAAGAAGACGAAGAGGACAGCCCCCAAATCCGATGATATTTACCTCAAACTCCTCGTCAAG CTTTACCGTTTCCTTGTAAGAAGAACTGGGAGCAAATTCAATGCTGTGATATTGAAACGCTTGTTTATGAGCAAAGTTAACAAGCCTCCACTATCTCTCTCTAGGCTTATTGAATTCATGAAGGGAAAG GAGGATAAGATTGCTGTGGTAGTGGGGACAGTGACAGATGATATTAGGGTTTATGAGGTTCCTGCTTTGAAGGTTACTGCTCTTAGGTTTACTGAGACTGCTAGAGCTAGGATTGAGAAAGCTGGTGGAGAATGCTTGACTTTTGATCAGCTTGCTTTGAGGGCTCCTTTGGGTCAAAACACG GTTCTCCTCAGAGGTCCAAAGAATTCCCGTGAGGCAGTTAAACACTTTGGTCCTGCTCCCGGTGTTCCTCACAGCCACACCAAGCCATATGTGCGCTCGAAGGGAAGGAAGTATGAGAGGGCTAGAGGAAGAAGGAACAGCAAGGGATTTAGAGTTTAA
- the LOC108473464 gene encoding uncharacterized protein LOC108473464 has protein sequence MERIRHKMVNVNGISMHVAEKGEGPVILFLHGFPELWYTWRHQIIALSSLGYHAVAPDLRGYGDTEAPTAISSYSCMQIVGDLVALIDSLGVEQVFLVAHDWGAIIGWYLCLFRPDRVKAFVCLSVPFMPRKPQMKPVESMRLFFGDDYYICRFQEPGKIEAEIARYGASNVLKKIISSRKPGPPCMPKDNAFGIKPDTPITLPSWFSEEDLSYYANKFNKKGFTGALNYYRAFDLNWEQTAPWTNTQVKVPVKFIVGDLDSVYTTPGMKEYVNGGDFKRDAPMLEEVVIMKGVGHFINQERADEINSHIHDFIKNF, from the exons ATGGAAAGAATACGGCATAAGATGGTGAATGTCAATGGTATATCGATGCATGTAGCTGAAAAAGGAGAAGGGCCGGTTATCCTCTTCCTTCATGGCTTCCCGGAACTATGGTACACTTGGAGGCATCAAATTATTGCACTAAGCTCACTCGGCTACCACGCTGTTGCCCCAGATCTCCGTGGCTATGGTGATACCGAAGCTCCCACTGCTATCAGTAGCTACTCTTGCATGCAGATCGTTGGTGACCTCGTTGCACTCATTGACTCTCTTGGTGTAGAGCAGGTCTTTCTGGTTGCTCATGATTGGGGTGCCATTATTGGATGGTACCTTTGCTTGTTTCGTCCCGATAGAGTCAAAGCTTTTGTGTGCCTCAGCGTTCCGTTCATGCCAAGAAAACCACAGATGAAGCCTGTTGAGAGCATGAGACTTTTCTTTGGAGATGATTactatatttgcagattccag GAACCTGGAAAGATCGAAGCAGAGATAGCTCGTTATGGAGCTTCAAATGTGCTAAAGAAAATCATTTCGAGTCGAAAACCAGGTCCCCCTTGCATGCCTAAAGATAATGCTTTTGGTATCAAACCAGATACCCCTATTACCTTACCATCTTGGTTCTCTGAAGAAGATCTTAGTTATTATGCCAACAAATTCAATAAAAAAGGCTTCACTGGGGCTCTTAACTACTACAGAGCTTTTGATTT AAACTGGGAGCAGACAGCACCATGGACTAACACACAAGTGAAAGTACCTGTGAAGTTCATTGTGGGGGATCTTGACAGCGTTTATACCACACCAGGGATGAAGGAATATGTTAATGGTGGAGATTTCAAAAGAGATGCGCCCATGTTGGAAGAAGTTGTGATAATGAAGGGCGTTGGTCATTTCATCAACCAAGAAAGAGCTGATGAAATCAACTCACACATTCATGATTTCATCAAAAATTTCTGA